From the Corvus cornix cornix isolate S_Up_H32 chromosome 1A, ASM73873v5, whole genome shotgun sequence genome, the window ttgatctACTATTTTACTTGccttatttcttttcatatcaATACAATCTTGCTAAATCTGTCCAGAATCTCCTGTATTATTGTGCTTATGAAATTCTTCTGTGGGTAGTGATGGGACTCATTGTGTCAGTAAATCCTTACTCCTGTAGAAAGCATTTGGAACTGGCTACAAACGCAAAAGCTCAGCACCGCATCAAGAAGTGCTTTTCGTTGCCCagctctctgcctttccccacGTGTCAGTGATTACAAAGAACACCAGTAGATGGGGCTGAAATGCTGCACGGTGGGAAGCGCTCCAGCACGCAGTGAAAATCGAGAGGTGGGAAATGTGGCTGGGATTGAGCCCCAGGTGAACTGCTGCTGTCTGGTGCATTTTTTAGAAGAGGGcgcagtgctgcaggaggagccgGGCGgcagagaagaggcagcagaagttGTTGATCCGCAGCAGCTGGTGCCCGTGGGGGGTGTGTACCACACCgatgctctgcagctgccacctCAGGCCCAGGACGTCAGGGACTGGAGCATGGTGGAGGTGAGTGAGGAGGGGATCGGCCCCTCACGCCCTGGCAGCCCGAGGAGCTGCTCCTGAGGTTTGTCACCGCTGTCACCTGCACTGGACACGACGTCCTGAGCAGCAAAGGAGCGAGGCAAGGTTTGCAAATCGtccctttttcctctgggaaaggTGAAAGCAGAGTGGTAACAAAAATCCCCGCCGGTCCAGCTCCAGGCTCTTCAGGGTGGCTGAGGACTGCAGTCCCTGTGCTCTGGTGTCCTCTGCAGTGCTGACCTACCCCACAGCTGGCACTGTGGAGCTGGAAACCTTTAATGAGCAAAATTCCCAGCCACACTCAGCAAGCAGGACTGTGGGCAGGCCAGGAGGGATGAGCTCTTCATTCCCAGCCACCTGTggcctctccttccctctgacACTCTGCAGCCAGAGGGGAATTACACCTCTTTTGCCTCCCAGGTGCTCCTGGTTTTCTGAGGCTGTGGATCTGTGGAAAAATGGCTGTGCCCACTGTGTGGCACTGCCTTGAGGGTGgccttcagcagcacaggaagggtTCCAAGGCCCCGTGGTAGCTGCTCTTCTACTGCCTTCAAAGCTGTAGTTGGAAATGTGCAATATTAGCAAACCCTTTTAAATGGTGTACTAAAAAACTTTGCAGTGGTTGGATGAGCTCAAAGAAAAACACCTGTATTTTCTGATAAACCCCTTAtctgtccttttctctctctttccaaaGTTGCTGGATGTTGGATTGGAGGTGTATCCATAttccccaggagaggctgaagaTGGCACACAGGCAGCAGTACAGATAACCCTCAGGCTCCCTGAcactgtgatttattttgaagCGCCCGTGGTAGCCCAATGGGATCCTGCAGGTATGAACTCAGGacatcaaatttaaaataaattcaatagTGGAATTTATGCCTCAGTTGGACTATTGTCACAATGCAGCTGTAAAGATAAGGGCCAGTTTGGAGCCCAGAAGTAACTGGGGGACTTCAATGTTAAttgatttggggatttttatttgttttttattattattacttttttggttttattttacttctgcatTACTGCCAGAAGCCTTCCACATGCCTCTTTGTATTTTTGCATCCTTTTTGTCCAGGCCAGCAGTGGAGAACTGATGGCATCAGCAACATAACCTATGAAGCACAGGAAAGGAGCATCACCTTTGGGATGGGTGCCTTTATACAGTAGCCCTTCTCCAGGATGCTCACCTGAACCTGCCCTATCAGGCCTGGGAATTGCAGCCTACTGGTGTGGATGAAGGGCTCTTCACAGTCACTGCAGTCTTTGCAACCATTCAGATACAAATTAAGgtactgtaaatatttttttttatcagccATTTGCAATTAAAACCTCCCATAATTATTACAGTGTCCCTGATTAGGAATTTGAGATACTTCCACAAGAGCAGTTTGaatctctgtcttttcctttccaagcacTGTACTGgttatttaatttcagttatttCCTATGAGACAGCATCTGTGCATTTGCTCTGAAAAGTTCCAGTCAGTGTTTAGCTGTTGGTGGTGCCTTGCTGCATTCAAGCCTGTTCCACCTGTTAGACTTGAAAATtgttcctctcccctcccaatTTTAATAAGAGACATTAAAGCATTCCTAGCACCCTGCTACTAATGCTCCTTGTTTCTTCTAAAAGTTCAAGCTACACATGATTATCCATGTGCTCACTGCTGTATAAATCAGTACACTAGTGTCATTTCTGAATTCCTACACAAAGCTGGCTCCTTCAGGATCTGTAAATGAAAGGTCAAAGCCCAGAGTAGCAGATGATGTAGGTGACATGATGTAGGTATTTGAAGCCTAAAGCAGAAAATGGCTTTCATGACCAGTAAGTTGCTTTCACTGCTTTGTACAACAGGATAATCAGTGTAT encodes:
- the LOC104696144 gene encoding LOW QUALITY PROTEIN: dynein intermediate chain CFAP94, axonemal-like (The sequence of the model RefSeq protein was modified relative to this genomic sequence to represent the inferred CDS: inserted 1 base in 1 codon), whose product is MGLKCCTVGSAPARSENREVGNVAGIEPQVNCCCLVHFLEEGAVLQEEPGGREEAAEVVDPQQLVPVGGVYHTDALQLPPQAQDVRDWSMVELLDVGLEVYPYSPGEAEDGTQAAVQITLRLPDTVIYFEAPVVAQWDPAGQQWRTDGISNITYEAQERSITFGMGAXYTVALLQDAHLNLPYQAWELQPTGVDEGLFTVTAVFATIQIQIKDNQCMLSSVVVEEEEVLSPITGQWMSPFALREALKRAGVNIFPAEHSHKYVPVPRKAALAEGKAYEEMALLAAAFAFAHSKWNGEAGPGQVMFKVSEHLKADSAKDNHWSLYMFNGEKVQTLKLTETSEAFSEELEEESEFHSTLYHMLKDLASKEAMDKVERAGSLFIDSVYQLLLATRVLAFS